The genomic DNA CCCTCCTGCTTTTCAGTATAACAGAAATTAGCGATAGGCGTTAGAATAGCTTCTAAACAGGAAGCACAAATCTGGGTAAAGTATAACACACGGTGTGTATAAAGTCAACTTAACAATTAAATGACTCCAGAGGCATTCAATTACGACTCTCGAACGCCCTGACTTTAGCTGTCCAAGACTTGTAGGAAGTCTTGAAAACTCGGTGTGAGCGCAGCCGTCTCAACGAGGGCTGCCAATCGGTCAAGGTCTTCAATCGCGTCCAACGCCGCTTTGATGGGTTCTGGATTGTGTGTCGGGAATCGTGCCGTCAGCACAGTAAGAATGCTGCCAACAGAAGCATCGCGCGCACCGCGGGCAATCCCTTGTTCTATACCTTGTTCTATACCTTGTTCTATACCTTGTTCTATACCTTGTTCTATACCGCGCGCAACGAGCACTTCTGCCATCGTCTCTGCCATCGGTTCTACCTCCATATCCGGCGTATGCCGGTCTATAAGTCCTACTAACTCTCTGTGCTCTGCTACAGGCCGCCGATGCAATATCAGCAACAGCAGATACACAATCGCCTCACGTCTCTGACCACCGGCTATCGTATCAACCCCCTCCAAGTGTGATAGGGCCTCCACTAATGCACGACTTATCTCAGCTTTACCCGCTTTCTCCTTTTGAAGCACCGTCAGCAGCCAACCCAACGGATGACCCGTTTTCGTCAAGGTCGCCACCTCTGCATCCTTAACACTCAGAAACAACGTCTCAAACTTCGGGACGAACCGAGAAAGTTCCTCCGGTATGTCCATGATCGCCTCAAGCGTCAGTGGTGTGTGCCACTTCCTATCCCCTGTATAAAAAACAATCGGGAGGATCGGCGGCAATAACCGATCACGTTTCGCTACCTTCTCCGTCGTCCACCGTCTGTAATGGGCATCCCAGATCAGCAGCATGTAAAGCAACACCCGAAACCCCATCGTCTCATCTACTGACGATTGGTGTTCAATCAGGATATAGAGGAGCAGCTCATTCGCAGAACCAGGACTTTCAAAAGGCACACGAAACACAATGTCCGCCTCGCGTTCGCGCAACATCTCAGGAATGAAACTCCTATTGACCGGGGAAAGTTGGCTAAAATCAAGGCGGGCAGCCAGATCAGCGGCCATGATTTCCACCAACCCTTGGATATTCTCCTTGTTTTCAAAGAGCCTACGTATACTCCGGTCGTGGAAATGTTCAATACGAGCATCGAGAAAATCAAGGAGATCTGTGTCTTTACGCTGCATATAATACCAGTTCTGATTGAAATTGTAGCATAAACTTTAGTTTGTGCAGGCTTGTCACAGAAGTCGGTTTCCTGGACAGTCAGGTATGGATAATGGGAAATAAACTTTTAGAACCCGGGCCCTTGGGTCCCGAAAGTTCTCATCGTTTTCTCCTCCTTTCCTGCCTCTATAGGATAACAGAAGCGGCCTATCTATGTCAAGCAGGACATTTTATAGTAAAACCGAAAAATAAAGAGACACTCCTCCCACCCCCGGTAGGTTCGGTTTCCTAACCGAACCGGTGCCGAGTGTCC from Candidatus Poribacteria bacterium includes the following:
- a CDS encoding Rpn family recombination-promoting nuclease/putative transposase, producing the protein MQRKDTDLLDFLDARIEHFHDRSIRRLFENKENIQGLVEIMAADLAARLDFSQLSPVNRSFIPEMLREREADIVFRVPFESPGSANELLLYILIEHQSSVDETMGFRVLLYMLLIWDAHYRRWTTEKVAKRDRLLPPILPIVFYTGDRKWHTPLTLEAIMDIPEELSRFVPKFETLFLSVKDAEVATLTKTGHPLGWLLTVLQKEKAGKAEISRALVEALSHLEGVDTIAGGQRREAIVYLLLLILHRRPVAEHRELVGLIDRHTPDMEVEPMAETMAEVLVARGIEQGIEQGIEQGIEQGIEQGIARGARDASVGSILTVLTARFPTHNPEPIKAALDAIEDLDRLAALVETAALTPSFQDFLQVLDS